One window of the Xenopus tropicalis strain Nigerian chromosome 10, UCB_Xtro_10.0, whole genome shotgun sequence genome contains the following:
- the slc52a3 gene encoding solute carrier family 52, riboflavin transporter, member 3, translating to MALVLHILACIFGTGAWVAINGLWVELPLIVNDLPEGWYLPSYLTIIIQLANIGPLVVTLMHKFKPGWLNEIATIYTIIVLGIVASFLLAFFWRETTWVGGELHSTGFLVLTFFLSLVDCTSSVTFLPFMMKLETQYLTSYFVGEGLSGFIPGLLSLIQGVGIVTCVNVTQSDNGTQTISRSSYGADQLETQYLPANYSVQVFLFLLCAMMAFCLVAFYSLTRISSKQLLLQSSTTLFHSSSTINSTNPPGTPPGTLELTESKQGDTSAPTMDNPLRTECNTQEISYGQYALIYFLTAWVNALTNGVLPSVQTYSCMPYGNLAYHLSAAVGSMANPLACLIAMFLPCQSLLALVLLSVIGTGFGTYNMVSAVQSPCPVLQGSDWGVALIVMSWLLFIGSLSYVKVMIGLILRSQSHSALLWCGAVVQLGSMIGALVMFPLVNIYGFFQSADLCNSQCIG from the exons ATGGCTTTGGTCCTCCACATTTTGGCTTGCATTTTTGGCACTGGTGCTTGGGTGGCTATCAATGGCCTTTGGGTGGAACTCCCTCTAATTGTGAACGATCTTCCTGAAGGATGGTACTTACCCTCATACTTGACCATCATCATTCAGCTGGCCAACATTGGACCTCTTGTTGTTACACTCATGCACAAGTTCAAACCAGGCTGGCTGAATGAAATTGCCACCATATACACCATCATTGTTTTGGGTATTGTTGCCTCCTTCCTCTTGGCATTTTTCTGGAGAGAGACTACTTGGGTCGGAGGAGAACTTCACAGCACCGGGTTCCTGGTGTTGACCTTCTTTTTGTCCCTAGTGGATTGTACCTCCTCGGTGACTTTCCTTCCCTTCATGATGAAGCTGGAGACACAATACTTGACCTCCTATTTTGTGGGTGAAGGCCTAAGCGGCTTCATTCCAGGCTTGCTCTCTCTCATTCAGGGCGTTGGCATAGTGACGTGTGTCAATGTAACTCAGTCAGACAATGGAACCCAAACCATAAGCAGAAGTTCCTATGGGGCAGATCAGCTGGAGACCCAGTACCTACCTGCTAACTACTCTGTGCAAGTCTTCCTTTTCCTCCTGTGCGCTATGATGGCCTTCTGCCTGGTTGCCTTCTACTCACTAACGAGGATCAGCTCCAAGCAGCTCCTCCTTCAGAGCTCGACCACTCTCTTCCATTCCAGTTCCACCATTAACAGCACAAATCCTCCTGGAACCCCCccaggaaccctggaattaactgAATCTAAACAAGGAGACACCAGCGCCCCAACCATGGACAATCCTCTCAGAACAGAATGTAACACTCAAGAGATTTCTTATGGCCAATATGCTCTAATTTATTTCCTCACCGCATGGGTCAATGCCCTCACCAATGGGGTCCTTCCTTCTGTACAAACCTACTCTTGCATGCCCTATGGCAACCTGGCCTACCATCTGTCAGCAGCTGTTGGCTCCATGGCAAACCCTCTGGCCTGTCTCATCGCCATGTTCTTACCGTGCCA GTCTCTTCTTGCTCTGGTGCTGCTGTCAGTCATTGGGACTGGATTTGGGACGTACAATATGGTGTCAGCTGTTCAGAGCCCGTGTCCCGTACTACAGGGATCCGACTGGGGCGTCGCCCTAATT GTGATGTCATGGCTCCTGTTTATTGGATCGCTCAGTTACGTTAAAGTGATGATTGGACTCATCCTGCGCAGCCAGAGTCACAGCGCCCTCCTGTGGTGCGGGGCGGTGGTACAGCTGGGATCCATGATTGGGGCCCTCGTTATGTTTCCATTGGTCAACATTTATGGCTTCTTCCAgtcagctgatctgtgtaactcTCAGTGTATTGGCTGA